DNA from Mycobacterium bourgelatii:
GGTTGGATCGTGTGCTCGACGTGCCCGAGGAGGGCATTCGTCGCGAGGGAGCGATCCTGGACCGCGAAATTTTCGAGGTGGTCGCAAGCCGGTTGCGCGCGGAGTATTCCTGGCGCTGAAGCAGCGCCTACCGGCCCGGCGAACGAGTCCGGCGAACGATCCGAGTGGTCAGCCTTGCGTGATGTAGGACTGCAGCTGCTGCTGTTCGGCCTCGAGTTCGCCCATCCGCGACTTCACCACGTCACCGATGCTGACGATGCCGATGAGCTTCTTCCCGTCGAGCACCGGCACATGGCGGACCCGGTTTTCCGTCATCAACACGCTGATCTCGTCCACGCTGTCCGACTTTGCGCAGGTGGCGACGGCGCTCGTCATGATCTTGGAAACGGGGCGCGACAGCACGCTGGCACCGTGGATGTGCAGCTGACGCACCACGTCGCGTTCGGACACGATGCCGACCACACCTTCGTCGCCGACCACCACCATGGCGCCGATGTTCTGTTCGGCCAGACCGGCGAGCAATTCCCGAACCGTCGCCTCGGGGTTGATCGTCGTCACGGCCGCCCCCTTGTTCCGCAACACGTCCGCGATCCGCATCCAACCTCCTGCCATGGTGATCTGGTTCACACCAGGCTACGACTATCTTGCGTGGCGGGAAAGGCGCCACCCGAACCTGGCGGTAATAGCAACCAAACCGTCACCACGGCCGCATTCCCGCTCGTCCGGGCATCGATGGAATTGAGTTGTTTCCCAGTCGATTCCGCCAGTTGCTTGACGCTGCGCCAAGTCGACTTGCAAGGATGGGGCCATGATTGAGGTCACGCTGCTCGGAACCGGAAGCCCTATCCCAGACCCGAACCGCGCGGGTCCGTCCACGCTGGTGCGTGCCGGAGGGCAGGTGTTCCTGATCGACTGTGGACGCGGAGTGCTGCAGCGCGCAGCGGCCGTCGGTGTCAACGCTGGCGATCTGTCGGCGTTGTTGCTGACGCATCTGCACAGCGACCACATCGCCGAACTCGGCGACGTGCTCATCACGAACTGGGTCACCAATTTCAACCCCGAACCCCGGCCGCTGCACGTCATCGGACCGCCGGGCACCGCCGAGGTGGTCGAGGCGATGCTGAAGGCCTTCGGTCACGACATCAGTTACCGGATCGCCCACCACGCCGACCTGAACGCACCGCCGCCGGTGGAGGTGCACGAGCACACCGAGGGTCCGGTGTGGGACCGCGACGGCGTCACGATCCGGGTGGCCCCCACCGACCATCGGCCCGTGGCGCCGACCATCGGCTTCCGCATCGAGGCCGACGGCGCTTCGGTGGTCGTGGCCGGCGACACCGTCCCATGCGCCAGCCTGGACGAATTGGCAAGTGGCGCAGGCGGATTAGTGCACACCGTGATTCGCAAGGACATTCTCGTCCATGCCCCGCAGCAGCGCATCAAGGACGTCTGCGACTACCACTCCTCGGTGCAGGAGGCGGCCGCGACCGCGCAACGCGCCGGCGTCGGCACCCTGATCATGACGCACTACGTACCTCCGCTCGGGGCAGGCCAAGAAGACCAGTGGCGCGCATTGGCCGCCGCCGAGTTCAGCGGACAGATCGAGTTGGGCGACGACCTGCACCGGGTTGAAATACCCGCGCGCTAAAACAGCCCGCTAAATCCGGCTGGACCGACGCCGGCCGCGATACGATCCGCGAGATGTCGTTCGTCACTGCGGTGCCGGGAAGCATGGCTGCGGCCGCCACCCAGTTCGCCGGGATCGGGTCGACGATCGCGGAGGCCAACCGCGCCGCGGCGATCCAGACAACCGGCGTGCAGGCGGCCGCCGCCGACGAAGTATCCGTCGCCATCGCGGCATTTTTCGGCGCGCACGCCCAGAGCTACCAGACCCTCGGCGCCGAGATGGCGAGATTCCACGAGCAGCTGGTGCGGTGCCTCGCGGGCAACGCCGCCTCCTATGCCAGCGCCGAAGCCGGCAACGTGCAACAGGCTCTACTCGACGCGATCAATGCGCCCTTCCAGGCCCTGCTCGGGCGCCCGCTGATCGGCAACGGCGCCGACGGCGGAACCGTCGGAGGTATCGGCCAGCCCGGCGGAGCCGGCGGCCTGTTGTACGGCAACGGTGGCCGCGGCGGCGACAGCACACTCCCGGGCGTCTCCGGCGGCGGCGGAGGAGCTGCGGGGCTGATCGGCAATGGCGGACCGGGCGGCACGGGAGGGCCTGGCGGCAGCGGCGGGCTGGGCGGCAACGCCTGGCTGCTCGGTGCCGGTGGGGCCGGCGGAACCGGGGGCCTCGGCGTCGCCGCCGGCTTCGCAGGCACCGGCGGCAACGGCGGCCTGGGCGGCCTGTTCTACGGCAACGGCGGTCCCGGTGGCGCCGGGGGTGTCGGTGCGGCCGGAGCCGTCCAAGGCGGCATGGGCGGCATCGGCGGCGACGCCCAGCTGATCGGCACCGGCGGGGCGGGCGGCAACGGCGGCAACAACGCCGACGGCACCCAGGGCGGCC
Protein-coding regions in this window:
- a CDS encoding CBS domain-containing protein; its protein translation is MRIADVLRNKGAAVTTINPEATVRELLAGLAEQNIGAMVVVGDEGVVGIVSERDVVRQLHIHGASVLSRPVSKIMTSAVATCAKSDSVDEISVLMTENRVRHVPVLDGKKLIGIVSIGDVVKSRMGELEAEQQQLQSYITQG
- a CDS encoding ribonuclease Z translates to MIEVTLLGTGSPIPDPNRAGPSTLVRAGGQVFLIDCGRGVLQRAAAVGVNAGDLSALLLTHLHSDHIAELGDVLITNWVTNFNPEPRPLHVIGPPGTAEVVEAMLKAFGHDISYRIAHHADLNAPPPVEVHEHTEGPVWDRDGVTIRVAPTDHRPVAPTIGFRIEADGASVVVAGDTVPCASLDELASGAGGLVHTVIRKDILVHAPQQRIKDVCDYHSSVQEAAATAQRAGVGTLIMTHYVPPLGAGQEDQWRALAAAEFSGQIELGDDLHRVEIPAR
- a CDS encoding PE family protein; amino-acid sequence: MSFVTAVPGSMAAAATQFAGIGSTIAEANRAAAIQTTGVQAAAADEVSVAIAAFFGAHAQSYQTLGAEMARFHEQLVRCLAGNAASYASAEAGNVQQALLDAINAPFQALLGRPLIGNGADGGTVGGIGQPGGAGGLLYGNGGRGGDSTLPGVSGGGGGAAGLIGNGGPGGTGGPGGSGGLGGNAWLLGAGGAGGTGGLGVAAGFAGTGGNGGLGGLFYGNGGPGGAGGVGAAGAVQGGMGGIGGDAQLIGTGGAGGNGGNNADGTQGGLGGDAGNGGALFGSGGFGGAGGRGGATGGGGGAGGAAGFVFGIGGDGGIGGDGGDAASVGIGGTGGAGGRGAVILGAGGNGGVGGAGGGMAGSSGGGGGVGGGAVLFGSGGAGGHGGLGGGVGGQGGAGGFVIGSGGAGGSGGGGNTGHLDGGPGGNGGDARFIGNGGSGGAGGLGVGGGTNGSGGSGGAGGLIGQPGSPGITP